The Bacillus sp. SM2101 genome contains the following window.
TTTGATCGAGTTCTTGAGCTTTTACAAGCAGAGGATGCTTCAGGCTTCGATCGATACATGGATGAATTGTCTCGTGATACAACTTTAGAAACAGATTACCAGGCTCATTTAGACGAGCTAGTCAGGGATGGAGGCCGAGTGGTTCTTGTTGAAGATGACTATACGGCGAACCATACAGATCGTGATTTGAGTACGATTGAGAATGATATTTTAAATGAAATTCCTTTATACAATATATTGAATAGGCAAAAAAGATCCGATCTTTTGAATACCTATTCGGTGGAGGGTACGTATGAAGGTGGAAGATCATACGGCTGGAGTAGTGACAAGGAAGCAATGAATACCATCGTAAACGATGTGCTGGGAAGCTTAGACACAAGGTGGAGTGGTTATAGAACTGTAACAGCTTACTTTGTGAATCATCGCGTAAATTCAAGTGGTAATTATGAATTCGATGTGGTGTTCCATGGTTTATTGCCAGGTGGAGCAGTTATAGGAACTCCACCAACAGCGTTCCTCGAGAGTCCAAGTTCTCCAGTAAATGTGAATGAAACTGTTCAATTTTATGGAGATCGATCCTCTGATTCTGATGGAACAATTGTATCCTATACATGGAATTTCAGTGACGGAACAACGAGTAATGAAGCAAACCCTACTCATGTATTTACTTCTGCTGGTGATTACAATGTAACGTTAACCGTAGAGGATGATGACGGTTTAACGGACCGTGATAGTGTCACGATTACCGTTGGAGATGGCGGTGTTATTATACCACCATCGGACTTTGAATCAGAACCCAACGACCGACAATCCGAAGCGAATCAACTAGTTGATCAAATTAGTGGAACGTTAGATTACGCATCAGGTGATCACACAGATTGGTTCTATATCGATGTTGATACAGCAGGAGATGTAGCTGTTGACGTAACAAGTGTTGGTGGAGAAATAAATGTAGTTGTTGAGGATGAGGTTGGAAATGTCATAGCAAGACCATTAACTGATGGTACCTTTAATGTTCCAGCTGGAAGATACTATGTTATTGCTTATACGTGGAGTGGAGAGCTAACAGCTGAATACACGATTACTGTAAATGGAGCAGGAAATGGCGGTGGTGATGGAGGTACAACAACCCCGGATACAGAGACAGAACCTAATGATCGTAGATCAGAAGCTAACTTGCTTGATAGTAGTATAGAAGGCTCTTTAGATTATGATGCAGGTGATAATCAAGATTGGTTCTACTTTGATATAGATACATCTGGAAATGTTTTAATAGATGCAACCTCTGTTGGTGGAGACTTCAATGTTCAAGTAGAAGATGAGAGTGGAAACCTTGTAGCAAACCTAAGTGATGGTTCATTTAACGTATCTGCAGGAAGATACTATGTCATTGTGTATACTTGGTCAGGCCAACCTGTAGTAGATTATACCGTTCAAATAACAAAGTAAAAATAAGAAGTGAGGAGTTGGATGGGAGTAATAGGTTCTCACATCCTACTCTTCCACAATTTGGTGCTAAACTGAAAGAGAGATAAGCGTCTTTTCCCATTTACCAGTGGATAAATTCATCGTTACAATATTTGTGTCAACAAGCCAACTATCAGCGTCTCTCCCATATTATCATCACAAAGTATTTATAAAGAATATGAAATATAACTTATTTGTTTGTTCATCTTACTAATTTGATTTTTGCAGGTAGTATATAATCATTCCAAGTGCGAGGGGAGGTAATGAAGTAATCATTAAATTCTTTGTCCATTTTAACCTCCACTTTTTATCTTCTTTATCTTCGCTATTTAGATTTGCTCTCATTCTGTCACCACTTACACCAAATCCCGAAATCATTATTCCAAGAAGAATAAGTATTGAACTGCACGAAAGTAAATAAATGTGAATGTATTGTAAGTTACCATAAATATACGTTGAAATAATAATTATTAATATGAATAGGACACCAGTAAATAATGATTTAACCATAAATCACACTCTCCTTAAAGTATCAAAAAATTTTTCATAATTAATAGTCTACTAGCCATTGAGTTACCTCATTCCCTAGTTTAACTTTTGTTTTGAACCAAGTAAACATATTAGAAATCAGTTGAAAAAGTTTTGTATTAAGAATTCGATAAGCAAGTATGGAGGAGATTATGGGGAACATTTATAGGTAGTGAACCATACGATGGTCTTATTCACATAGACAAAGTGAACCTTCAGTTATATTATCGTTGAGATCAAATTAATAGTAAATAGAAGCATTTTATAAATGATATTAAGGGGACAGCTCCATTCTCTGAAAGTGGAAAGGCGTATGACGGTATTTGACTCATTGATGTTTGCTTTTCTTTAGTTGGACTT
Protein-coding sequences here:
- a CDS encoding DUF5316 family protein, whose protein sequence is MVKSLFTGVLFILIIIISTYIYGNLQYIHIYLLSCSSILILLGIMISGFGVSGDRMRANLNSEDKEDKKWRLKWTKNLMITSLPPLALGMIIYYLQKSN